From a region of the Pseudomonas fulva 12-X genome:
- a CDS encoding TRAP transporter large permease translates to MSPDLLLVLSFVALLAVGVPVAFALGLAGAIGIVAGLSPDMLATLGTNTYNSVAKYPLIAIPLFILTGLVFEKAGVAVRLVRFAQAVIGPRHGGLAMVAVLVCMIMGGMSGSGPADAAAVAMVMLPSMTKAGYPKPFSATVIAASASTAILIPPSIALILYSIVVPGVDLRALFAAGLFPGILAGLTLLLPVWLISRRYGWEAPQGEERPPLWASFKDALPALFAPILILGGLRSGLFTPTEAAVAAVAYGILVGLFLTRELDWRSLWRLCGEAAVISGVVMLIIALAGIFAWAGTMLGTFRHLAEWMISLSDNGTTLLILVMLAVLLVGMLLDAISIYLILMPILIPVMQHFGWNPVWFGILLAMNIAIGQFTPPVAVNLLVTTEVAKIRLEQTVGWALLFVVIMGSALVLVAIFPEIALWLPRTLGYAVD, encoded by the coding sequence ATGAGCCCTGATCTGTTGCTGGTTCTGAGTTTCGTCGCGTTGCTCGCGGTGGGCGTGCCGGTGGCTTTCGCCCTCGGCCTGGCTGGCGCCATCGGCATCGTTGCCGGCCTGTCGCCGGACATGCTTGCCACCCTTGGCACCAACACCTACAACAGCGTGGCCAAGTACCCGCTGATCGCCATCCCGCTGTTCATCCTCACCGGCCTGGTGTTCGAGAAGGCCGGCGTGGCGGTGCGGCTGGTGCGCTTCGCCCAGGCGGTGATCGGCCCGCGGCATGGCGGCCTGGCGATGGTCGCCGTGCTGGTGTGCATGATCATGGGCGGGATGAGCGGTTCCGGCCCAGCGGATGCCGCGGCAGTGGCCATGGTGATGTTGCCGAGCATGACCAAGGCGGGTTATCCCAAGCCGTTTTCGGCCACGGTGATCGCCGCATCGGCCTCCACGGCGATTCTGATTCCGCCGTCGATCGCGCTGATTCTCTACTCCATCGTGGTGCCCGGCGTGGACCTGCGCGCACTGTTCGCCGCCGGCCTGTTCCCCGGCATCCTCGCCGGCCTGACCCTGTTGCTGCCGGTGTGGCTGATCTCCCGTCGCTATGGTTGGGAAGCGCCACAGGGCGAGGAGCGGCCACCGCTCTGGGCCAGTTTCAAGGATGCGCTACCGGCGCTGTTCGCGCCGATCCTGATTCTCGGCGGCCTGCGCAGTGGCCTGTTCACGCCGACCGAAGCGGCTGTGGCGGCGGTGGCCTATGGCATCCTGGTCGGCCTGTTCCTCACCCGCGAGCTGGACTGGCGCAGCCTGTGGCGTTTGTGCGGTGAAGCGGCGGTGATTTCTGGTGTGGTCATGCTGATCATCGCCCTGGCCGGCATCTTCGCCTGGGCGGGCACCATGCTCGGCACCTTCCGTCATCTGGCCGAGTGGATGATTTCGCTTTCGGATAACGGCACCACCCTGCTGATCCTGGTGATGCTCGCCGTGCTGCTGGTGGGCATGCTGCTCGATGCGATTTCCATCTACCTGATCCTCATGCCGATCCTGATTCCGGTGATGCAGCATTTCGGCTGGAACCCGGTGTGGTTCGGCATCCTGCTGGCGATGAACATCGCCATCGGCCAATTCACCCCGCCGGTGGCGGTGAACCTGCTGGTGACCACCGAGGTGGCGAAGATCAGGCTCGAACAGACGGTCGGCTGGGCGCTACTGTTCGTGGTGATCATGGGCAGCGCGCTGGTGCTGGTGGCGATCTTCCCGGAGATTGCCCTGTGGTTGCCGCGGACGCTTGGGTATGCGGTGGACTGA